The Xenorhabdus doucetiae genome has a window encoding:
- a CDS encoding IS630 family transposase gives MKIHLTPEQKRALELMHDTTRDSRVCDRIKAVLLASEGWTAQMIAQALRIHETTVSRHLKDFIAQEKLTPENGGSESHLSAKQTADLVDYLTANLLHTTAQIVDYVRARWQVSFSVGGMTKWLHRQGFSYKKPKGVPHKFDADKQQQFIDDYQSLKDRAGQNEPILFIDAVHPSQSTKLSYGWMKAGKNQVKVVETTGSRTRLNLLGALNLQRIEDTVIREYPSINAENIAYFFGAIRETYPLSQKIHIILDGAGYHRAELVKEVAYVLNIELHYLPPYSPGLNPIERLWKYMNEQVRNNVYFPDAKTFRETLRHFFHVTLPEKAKELTTRLTDNFQILKPASSS, from the coding sequence ATGAAAATTCATCTGACACCAGAACAAAAACGTGCCCTCGAATTGATGCATGATACCACTCGTGATAGTCGAGTCTGTGATCGCATCAAGGCCGTGCTTTTGGCGTCAGAGGGCTGGACAGCTCAGATGATTGCTCAGGCCTTACGTATTCATGAAACTACGGTAAGCCGTCACCTAAAAGATTTCATCGCGCAGGAAAAACTCACCCCCGAAAATGGCGGTTCTGAAAGCCATCTCTCTGCCAAACAAACCGCCGATCTGGTTGATTATTTGACGGCAAATTTGCTGCATACGACCGCTCAAATTGTGGATTATGTACGAGCTCGTTGGCAGGTGTCTTTCAGCGTGGGAGGCATGACGAAATGGCTTCACCGACAAGGTTTCAGCTACAAAAAGCCAAAGGGCGTTCCTCATAAATTCGATGCGGATAAGCAGCAACAATTTATTGATGACTACCAGTCTCTGAAAGACCGGGCAGGTCAGAATGAACCTATCCTATTTATTGATGCGGTGCATCCTTCGCAGTCCACAAAGCTCAGCTATGGTTGGATGAAAGCGGGGAAAAATCAGGTAAAAGTGGTCGAAACCACCGGCAGTCGTACCCGTCTCAATCTTCTGGGCGCCCTCAATTTACAACGAATTGAAGACACCGTGATCCGTGAATACCCGAGTATCAATGCCGAAAATATCGCGTATTTTTTCGGCGCTATTAGAGAAACTTACCCACTTTCGCAAAAAATTCATATTATTCTGGATGGGGCGGGTTACCACCGGGCAGAATTGGTGAAAGAGGTGGCATATGTCCTTAATATTGAACTGCATTACCTACCGCCTTACAGCCCAGGCCTCAATCCAATAGAGCGATTGTGGAAGTATATGAATGAGCAAGTACGTAACAATGTTTATTTTCCGGATGCAAAGACATTCCGTGAAACCCTTCGTCACTTTTTTCATGTGACTTTGCCAGAAAAAGCGAAAGAACTCACGACTAGACTGACTGACAACTTTCAGATTTTAAAACCTGCATCTTCAAGTTAG
- a CDS encoding indolepyruvate ferredoxin oxidoreductase family protein, producing MARYYQSKFVTGTEALVDLLLAQAELDKVHNLNTAGFVSGYRGSPLARLDQTLWQHSKQLIQANIRFQPAVNEDLAASALIGTQKVETDPDRQVSGVFSMWYGKGPGVDRSGDALKHGNAYGSSPHGGVLVIAGDDHGCVSSSMSHQSDLSMMAWSMPILHPASVADYMSVGLWGWAASRVSGAWFGFKAISEVVESGAVRESQPLPDYQIPQVDPGPDGLHWRWPDLPGPQIEKRLAYKLKAVEEFAKLNPIDYLLVPCEHPHALLVTVGKAHKDVMEALRVGGLTPSELAQHGIAFLHVRLVYPLSPLLSELAAQVSHIFVIEEKAAMVEMLLAHRLVQLQKNIRLIGKHNHLGQKLLPTDVELRPSRVISPLAGWLQQFNIFLSVPPEWSTAVIQHDATLPKRTPYFCAGCPHSTSTRLPDGSQAQPGIGCHVMASWMDRNTGSGLLPMGGEGVDWIGHSPFVNRSHVFQNLGDGTYFHSGHLAIRQSVAAGSHITYKLLFNDAVAMTGGQPLDGNITLPQIVSLMLAEGVKEVVVVTDDLDKYKDKNNLPANVKLYERDYLEDVQKRLRDIVGVTVLIYDQACATELRRKRKRGLVPKVTRRAVINEWVCEGCGDCQIQSNCLAVIPAKTPLGTKRQIDQHVCNSDLSCLKGFCPSFITVENATPRADLSKLIPHDELDKIIHQLPQPTRVSAETPYEILLVGIGGTGIVTAGHLLSNAAQLDNCFVNLLNFTGFAQKGGEAITHVRLCHNQDKLHQVRIDRGRANLVIAADLVAATGQSSLEVMSRSSTKCLLNTHETQIGTMLRSPMLDLDHPKMLDTLHQHTQTLLSIDAEMMAAHLVGDRDQTNIILIGYAWQLGKLPITLSAINNVMRELGASADNAQRAFCIGRIAAVQPDILQKHLTMTPQKKIKSLDDLIMHRYQFLVDYQDERYAMRYLSRVAQVQMVAQQIDAEEITQSIAENLFKLMAYKDEYEVARLYVKTGFFDKLRAQFDNTDTLRFHLSVPLFNRKDPRTGQRGKREYGSWIIPVFRLLAACKPLRGTVFDIFGYQDERKQERNLLLEYERLIDFLIEKMDRTNLATCQQLAELPNQVRGFGHVKQKAIQRMLESKAELLKAL from the coding sequence ATGGCTCGATATTATCAATCTAAATTCGTCACGGGCACTGAGGCACTGGTTGACCTTCTACTCGCTCAAGCTGAGTTGGATAAAGTCCATAATCTCAACACAGCGGGGTTCGTTTCAGGTTACCGTGGTTCCCCTTTAGCTCGTTTAGATCAAACATTATGGCAACACAGCAAACAACTTATTCAAGCCAATATTCGCTTTCAGCCTGCCGTCAATGAAGATCTTGCAGCCAGTGCGCTGATAGGAACACAAAAAGTCGAAACCGATCCGGACAGACAGGTTAGCGGTGTTTTTAGCATGTGGTACGGCAAAGGGCCAGGCGTCGATCGTTCCGGTGATGCGCTTAAACACGGTAATGCCTACGGTTCCTCTCCACACGGCGGTGTGCTGGTTATCGCCGGGGATGATCATGGTTGTGTCTCTTCTTCCATGTCCCATCAATCTGATCTCAGTATGATGGCTTGGAGTATGCCCATCCTGCATCCCGCATCGGTTGCCGACTATATGAGTGTCGGTTTATGGGGTTGGGCGGCATCCCGTGTGAGTGGTGCATGGTTTGGCTTCAAAGCCATCAGCGAAGTGGTGGAAAGCGGTGCGGTCAGGGAAAGCCAGCCACTCCCTGATTATCAAATTCCACAGGTTGATCCGGGTCCCGATGGGCTGCATTGGCGCTGGCCTGATCTGCCCGGCCCACAGATTGAAAAGCGCCTGGCCTATAAACTGAAAGCCGTCGAAGAGTTCGCTAAACTTAATCCCATTGATTACCTGCTCGTTCCTTGTGAACATCCACACGCTTTATTGGTCACGGTGGGCAAAGCCCATAAAGATGTGATGGAAGCCCTGCGTGTCGGGGGATTAACACCTTCTGAACTGGCCCAACACGGGATCGCCTTTCTCCATGTCCGCTTAGTTTATCCTTTATCCCCCCTTCTCAGTGAACTGGCGGCGCAAGTCAGTCATATTTTTGTCATTGAAGAAAAAGCCGCTATGGTTGAAATGCTGCTGGCGCACCGATTAGTTCAATTACAAAAAAATATTCGCCTGATAGGTAAGCATAATCATCTTGGTCAGAAATTATTACCCACTGACGTTGAACTACGCCCTTCACGGGTTATCTCCCCCCTTGCGGGATGGTTACAGCAATTCAATATATTTCTCTCCGTGCCACCAGAATGGTCAACCGCAGTCATTCAGCACGATGCAACTTTGCCCAAACGCACCCCTTATTTCTGCGCCGGATGCCCCCATAGTACGTCAACGCGCTTGCCAGACGGCAGCCAAGCCCAGCCTGGCATTGGCTGCCATGTCATGGCCTCGTGGATGGATCGCAACACCGGAAGCGGCCTCTTACCTATGGGGGGAGAAGGCGTTGACTGGATAGGGCATTCCCCGTTTGTGAATCGCTCTCACGTCTTTCAAAATCTGGGAGATGGCACCTATTTTCATTCTGGTCACTTAGCCATTCGCCAATCCGTCGCCGCAGGGAGCCATATTACTTACAAATTGCTGTTCAATGATGCCGTGGCGATGACGGGCGGGCAGCCTCTGGATGGCAATATCACCCTACCGCAAATAGTTTCTTTGATGCTGGCAGAAGGTGTGAAAGAGGTGGTTGTCGTAACGGATGACCTTGATAAATATAAAGATAAAAACAACCTTCCTGCCAATGTAAAACTCTATGAGCGCGATTATCTGGAAGATGTCCAGAAGCGTCTTCGGGATATTGTTGGCGTCACGGTGCTTATCTACGATCAAGCCTGTGCCACAGAATTACGCCGTAAAAGAAAGCGTGGCTTGGTGCCAAAAGTCACGCGCCGCGCCGTCATCAATGAATGGGTTTGTGAGGGATGTGGTGACTGCCAAATACAATCAAATTGCCTTGCCGTCATTCCCGCCAAAACACCTTTAGGTACTAAGCGTCAGATAGACCAACACGTTTGCAACTCAGATCTGTCCTGCCTGAAAGGATTTTGCCCCAGCTTTATCACGGTCGAAAATGCCACCCCACGCGCAGATCTCAGCAAACTCATCCCACATGATGAGTTAGATAAAATTATCCACCAATTACCGCAGCCAACGCGGGTTTCTGCCGAAACACCTTATGAAATCCTGTTAGTCGGCATCGGTGGTACAGGTATTGTCACCGCAGGGCATTTACTCTCAAATGCCGCGCAATTAGACAATTGTTTCGTCAACTTGCTCAATTTTACCGGTTTTGCCCAAAAAGGCGGGGAAGCAATAACCCATGTTCGGTTATGCCATAACCAAGATAAACTGCATCAGGTCAGGATTGATCGGGGACGCGCCAATCTGGTTATCGCCGCGGATTTAGTGGCAGCAACCGGGCAAAGCTCACTGGAAGTGATGTCGAGAAGCTCAACAAAATGCCTGCTGAACACCCACGAAACACAAATCGGCACCATGCTTCGCTCCCCTATGCTGGATTTAGATCACCCCAAAATGCTGGATACCCTGCATCAACACACGCAGACATTACTTTCCATTGATGCAGAAATGATGGCAGCGCATCTCGTCGGCGACAGGGACCAAACAAATATCATCTTAATCGGTTATGCCTGGCAACTCGGCAAACTCCCCATCACATTATCTGCTATCAATAACGTCATGCGAGAGCTGGGAGCTTCAGCAGATAATGCGCAGCGGGCTTTCTGTATAGGCCGCATTGCAGCCGTGCAACCCGATATTCTGCAAAAACACCTCACTATGACGCCACAAAAAAAGATAAAAAGTCTGGACGATCTCATTATGCATCGCTATCAATTTCTGGTTGATTACCAAGATGAAAGATATGCGATGCGTTATCTCAGCCGCGTTGCCCAAGTTCAAATGGTTGCTCAACAGATCGATGCCGAAGAGATTACCCAATCCATTGCGGAAAATTTATTCAAATTGATGGCGTATAAAGATGAATATGAAGTGGCACGACTTTATGTCAAAACTGGTTTTTTTGATAAACTCCGCGCGCAATTTGATAATACCGATACCCTTCGTTTTCACCTTAGCGTTCCCCTCTTCAATCGCAAAGATCCCCGCACAGGCCAGCGAGGAAAAAGGGAATACGGTTCGTGGATCATTCCTGTATTCCGCCTCCTTGCCGCCTGTAAGCCACTGCGTGGCACTGTTTTCGATATTTTTGGTTATCAGGACGAGCGTAAGCAGGAGAGAAATTTGCTGCTTGAATATGAGCGGTTAATTGATTTTTTGATCGAAAAGATGGATCGCACTAATTTGGCAACCTGTCAGCAACTCGCGGAACTCCCCAATCAGGTGCGCGGCTTCGGTCATGTAAAGCAAAAAGCGATACAACGCATGTTGGAAAGTAAAGCAGAGTTGCTGAAAGCGTTATAA
- a CDS encoding helix-turn-helix domain-containing protein — translation MKSKIIPSEPERITLQQLALNHPHRDIRTLGTGLLMLARGSKPSQITAEIGCSLRVIYNWVHMWHNSGIAGLLGGHAGGRYLAMTPEMIATAVEAACAESLTLARIAQCVEAKHGPLPCTLETLANTLKKQGLTYKRTRLSLKKSATKRSLLTNPPC, via the coding sequence ATGAAATCGAAGATAATACCCTCTGAGCCTGAACGAATAACATTGCAACAACTCGCTTTGAATCATCCCCACCGGGATATCCGTACGCTAGGAACGGGTTTGCTCATGCTTGCCAGAGGGAGCAAGCCGTCCCAGATCACCGCTGAAATAGGATGCAGTCTCCGGGTTATCTATAATTGGGTTCACATGTGGCACAATTCAGGGATAGCGGGATTATTAGGCGGTCATGCTGGAGGCCGGTATCTCGCTATGACGCCTGAAATGATTGCCACTGCGGTCGAAGCTGCCTGTGCAGAGTCCCTAACTCTCGCACGGATAGCCCAGTGCGTTGAGGCAAAGCATGGGCCCCTGCCTTGTACGCTTGAAACGCTGGCAAATACCCTGAAAAAGCAGGGGCTCACCTATAAACGCACCCGTCTATCGCTTAAAAAAAGCGCAACGAAACGGAGTTTGCTAACAAATCCGCCTTGCTGA
- a CDS encoding LysR family transcriptional regulator produces MNHDLTLWQLFFRIVERGSLTKAAKDLRLDPSVASRRLAALEHQLKVQLINRSTRKLSLTAAGTLAYEQIRPLLYEMDGILGDISNKSLAGKIKITTPVNLGERYVTQWLTLFQHQYPDITFDLVLSDNCLDLQQEGIDLAMRIGELPASSLVARKLGNMAGVLCASPDYLQKYGTPRHPQDLSFHKTIIYSLHQHISPTRLQLSRDHEIEQIELSGNFYLNNVGAIYQAVCHGAGIHAGPAWLFNEAIYSGKLVKLLPDWQLPALPVHLLRMKSHYVPHRISVLMDWMVLCWQEIEGGTGKQHQNSNGK; encoded by the coding sequence ATGAATCATGATCTGACACTCTGGCAGCTCTTTTTTCGTATTGTCGAGAGAGGCAGCCTGACAAAAGCAGCAAAAGACTTGCGATTAGATCCCTCTGTTGCCAGCCGACGCTTGGCCGCCCTTGAGCATCAACTCAAGGTTCAATTAATTAATCGTTCAACCAGAAAACTTAGCCTAACAGCCGCCGGAACGTTGGCCTATGAGCAAATACGTCCCTTACTGTATGAAATGGATGGCATATTGGGTGATATCAGTAATAAGTCATTGGCTGGTAAAATAAAAATAACCACCCCTGTAAATTTAGGGGAACGTTATGTCACACAATGGCTAACGCTTTTCCAGCATCAATATCCTGACATTACCTTCGACTTAGTACTTTCGGACAATTGCTTGGATCTTCAGCAAGAAGGAATTGATCTTGCTATGCGTATTGGGGAATTACCCGCTTCCAGTTTGGTCGCTAGAAAATTGGGCAATATGGCTGGAGTATTATGCGCCAGCCCTGATTACCTACAGAAATACGGTACGCCAAGGCATCCACAAGATCTGAGTTTTCATAAAACTATCATTTACTCGCTTCATCAACATATCTCCCCCACTCGCCTGCAACTCTCCCGCGATCATGAAATAGAGCAAATAGAACTATCCGGCAACTTTTACCTGAATAATGTCGGTGCAATTTACCAAGCTGTCTGCCACGGTGCAGGAATTCATGCTGGTCCTGCCTGGCTATTCAATGAAGCCATTTACAGCGGGAAATTAGTCAAACTGCTACCTGATTGGCAACTGCCTGCACTACCTGTTCATCTGCTAAGAATGAAAAGCCACTATGTTCCCCACCGGATATCGGTATTGATGGATTGGATGGTGTTATGTTGGCAGGAGATAGAGGGCGGTACTGGAAAACAGCACCAAAATAGTAACGGAAAATAA
- a CDS encoding MFS transporter, translating into MPSNNISSKNNEELQIKSTQNTQRLAFTILAIVQSTLIFTIALITVPLPKIAIEFNLTSADLLLVLAAYGLPFSSLLLFGGRLADRFQGRRMFAVGLLIFGISSVIAGFSPTFKVLVAMRFAQGIGGALTAPAAMAVLRALFPEHSAFSRAMTTWGGVSVLGAVLGFVISGVATTWISWRWMFAIPVLVSCIGLISARTLLPAGADDSHQHRPKLDLIGAILATLGISLSSYGLILTGDHPWISSIVLFPLLTGLCLLVAFAVLERFVRDPLLPPGFIFERSRLTGLFGMFLAAVGSGVINFVLSLYLQQELGWTPLMTATAFLPFAIALIAIGQMTTHLVGRLGAIRVTSSGLFIAAIGFGLLVNIDRNTTYVMGLLPSLILVAVGTALAFSGSAVLSTMNVPQHQAGLAGGVMNTAMELGPTIGLSALMAVAATQVDAIDGYVWAFGTAAVVYTNRH; encoded by the coding sequence ATGCCGTCTAACAATATTTCCTCTAAAAACAATGAAGAACTACAGATAAAATCGACACAGAATACCCAGAGACTAGCATTCACGATCTTGGCAATCGTCCAGTCAACTCTGATATTTACGATCGCATTAATCACAGTTCCACTTCCAAAAATCGCGATAGAATTCAACCTCACATCCGCTGATCTACTCCTTGTTCTTGCTGCCTACGGACTCCCATTCAGCAGCCTATTACTCTTTGGAGGGCGGCTGGCAGACAGGTTTCAAGGACGACGAATGTTCGCTGTTGGTTTACTCATCTTCGGTATATCTTCCGTTATTGCTGGTTTCTCTCCTACGTTTAAGGTACTTGTTGCCATGCGATTTGCTCAAGGGATAGGGGGAGCGTTGACAGCACCAGCTGCAATGGCTGTATTACGTGCTTTGTTCCCAGAGCATAGTGCCTTTTCCCGGGCAATGACCACATGGGGAGGTGTTTCTGTTCTGGGTGCCGTCTTAGGATTTGTCATCTCAGGAGTAGCAACAACATGGATTTCTTGGCGATGGATGTTCGCTATCCCTGTCTTGGTTTCATGCATAGGTTTGATCAGCGCTCGCACCCTACTTCCAGCCGGAGCTGATGACTCTCATCAGCATAGGCCAAAATTAGACTTGATTGGCGCAATACTCGCCACTCTCGGCATTTCTTTAAGTAGTTATGGCTTGATATTAACGGGCGATCACCCGTGGATATCATCAATTGTACTGTTCCCACTGCTGACTGGCCTTTGCTTATTAGTTGCCTTTGCAGTACTCGAACGTTTCGTCCGTGACCCACTTCTTCCTCCCGGATTTATTTTCGAACGGTCTCGACTAACTGGGTTATTTGGTATGTTTCTCGCTGCCGTAGGATCAGGTGTTATCAACTTTGTTTTATCTCTCTACCTACAACAAGAGTTAGGATGGACACCGCTTATGACAGCAACTGCATTCTTACCATTTGCTATCGCTCTTATCGCAATCGGACAAATGACAACACACTTAGTTGGTCGCTTGGGAGCAATACGGGTAACAAGCTCAGGGCTATTTATCGCTGCGATAGGATTTGGATTGTTGGTTAATATTGACAGAAATACGACTTACGTTATGGGGCTACTACCCAGTTTGATTCTTGTGGCAGTAGGTACCGCGCTGGCTTTTTCAGGTTCTGCCGTACTTTCCACAATGAATGTACCACAACACCAAGCGGGACTGGCTGGAGGAGTCATGAACACAGCTATGGAACTCGGCCCCACTATAGGCTTATCAGCATTAATGGCCGTAGCCGCGACACAAGTAGATGCTATTGATGGATATGTATGGGCGTTTGGAACTGCTGCCGTTGTTTATACCAATCGCCATTGA
- a CDS encoding MFS transporter, whose translation MQIMDKKSWSRYWVLAAVCMAGLILPLEYTGPAVALPAIQTELGGSGIALSWVINAFALSFGSAVMAAGALADQYGRKKMFVIGIAGFTLFSVIVSVATHVVFLDLVRGVQGFFAALTMAGGNASLAQEFEGRARTKAFGLLGTAFGAGLAFGPVISGALVETLGWRSVFLLGALFGGIALIIGSLHMRDSRDPDAAKLDIKGLISFTAFLVLLTFGIMQIPQSGIGSFPVILLLSAAVLMLVIFITCELTHARPMLDISLFRFKKFVGVQFLPLATAVCFIVLLILFPIRLIGIEGYSAIEAGKMMIALSAPMLLVPFLAALLTRWISSPILSCMGLLCAAVGLAWLANLPVGTEPTMLMLPLLLIGIGTGFPWGLMDDLSIRVVPIERAGMATGIFTTMRACGEAICVAGALAMLNFLLHIDLQQVSQQSPSTISTAANNLTTGNFESAKGLFVGLSEQGLMAIYSGAFSILIYTLMGITLLAAAVCFVTLRND comes from the coding sequence ATGCAGATAATGGATAAGAAATCTTGGAGCCGTTATTGGGTCTTGGCTGCTGTTTGCATGGCAGGGCTGATTTTACCATTGGAATATACTGGCCCAGCCGTAGCATTACCCGCGATCCAAACTGAATTGGGCGGCAGCGGAATTGCTTTATCTTGGGTTATCAATGCATTTGCTCTAAGTTTTGGCAGTGCCGTGATGGCGGCAGGGGCATTAGCCGATCAATATGGGCGTAAGAAGATGTTTGTGATCGGCATAGCGGGTTTTACGCTATTTTCTGTCATCGTCAGTGTTGCCACTCATGTCGTTTTTCTTGATTTGGTGCGCGGAGTTCAAGGGTTTTTTGCCGCCTTAACGATGGCAGGAGGTAATGCGTCCTTAGCACAAGAGTTTGAGGGGAGAGCAAGAACAAAGGCTTTCGGATTACTGGGAACAGCTTTTGGTGCCGGATTAGCATTTGGGCCTGTGATCTCAGGGGCTTTAGTCGAAACATTAGGTTGGCGTTCTGTTTTTCTATTGGGAGCTTTGTTCGGTGGCATTGCATTGATAATCGGTAGCCTTCATATGCGAGACTCGCGTGATCCTGATGCAGCTAAACTCGATATTAAGGGGTTAATTAGTTTTACGGCATTTCTCGTATTGCTGACATTTGGCATTATGCAAATTCCGCAAAGTGGTATTGGTAGTTTCCCTGTTATTTTGCTTCTCAGTGCAGCAGTTCTCATGTTGGTTATTTTTATTACCTGTGAACTCACTCATGCTCGCCCAATGTTAGATATCTCTCTTTTCCGATTCAAAAAGTTTGTTGGAGTGCAATTCTTGCCTCTGGCAACCGCAGTCTGCTTTATTGTTTTGCTGATATTGTTTCCGATTCGTCTGATCGGTATTGAAGGTTACAGCGCAATTGAGGCAGGAAAAATGATGATTGCACTGTCAGCCCCGATGCTTCTTGTTCCTTTTCTGGCGGCATTACTGACCCGTTGGATTTCATCACCGATACTTTCTTGTATGGGCTTGCTGTGTGCAGCCGTTGGGTTGGCGTGGTTAGCAAATCTGCCAGTGGGAACAGAGCCGACAATGTTAATGTTGCCATTGTTGTTGATTGGCATTGGCACGGGTTTCCCTTGGGGATTGATGGATGATCTTTCAATCCGAGTGGTTCCGATTGAACGGGCAGGAATGGCGACAGGTATTTTCACCACAATGCGGGCTTGTGGTGAAGCTATATGTGTTGCGGGAGCGTTGGCAATGTTGAATTTTCTTTTACATATAGATTTACAACAGGTTTCCCAACAATCTCCAAGTACCATTTCAACTGCGGCGAATAATTTGACAACAGGAAATTTTGAGAGTGCTAAGGGATTGTTTGTCGGTTTATCAGAACAAGGTTTGATGGCTATTTATAGTGGCGCTTTCAGTATCCTGATTTATACCCTAATGGGAATAACATTATTGGCTGCTGCTGTTTGTTTTGTGACTTTGAGAAATGATTGA
- a CDS encoding MFS transporter has product MNKIQSESASPKDLSGITESPTQKQRDIPISIYLLGLTIFILTTSEFMVVGMMPSLTGVFGVTVADIGYLISLYAIGMVVGGPILTALFVALRIPNKKALLWLLALYSFGGIIAATAGNYLTMAIARVITGVAGSACIGISLAICGEVVRTEMRGRASSIVLGGMMLATVLGVPAATVIDQHLGWRLNFWLVVIFTITCSFIVWALVPVSRNTSDIRISDQLTSFRNGKLWAAYATSALIIGASYAAFSYISAILTEVTGLQPTIVPILLGLYGVANVIGNTITGRFADQQTFVVLTIGISILAISLLIFALFPENRYISVIAFLIIGLVGVPMSPAMITRVMRVANAGPLVSSVHVSIINSGLAFIAWAGGLSIGAGYGLISPLWIGLILAIFALLSLTPRSVRISITPPKVR; this is encoded by the coding sequence ATGAATAAAATTCAATCAGAGAGTGCTAGCCCGAAAGATTTATCGGGAATAACAGAATCACCAACACAAAAGCAGCGCGATATACCGATCTCCATTTATTTGCTCGGACTGACGATATTTATACTTACCACCTCTGAGTTTATGGTTGTAGGTATGATGCCATCATTAACCGGGGTGTTTGGGGTCACTGTCGCGGATATTGGCTACCTGATTTCACTCTATGCTATCGGCATGGTCGTCGGTGGGCCGATATTGACAGCACTGTTTGTCGCGCTACGAATCCCCAACAAAAAAGCGCTACTTTGGCTGCTGGCGCTTTATAGCTTCGGAGGGATAATAGCCGCAACTGCTGGAAATTATCTAACTATGGCTATTGCCCGAGTTATCACTGGTGTTGCAGGTTCTGCTTGTATTGGTATCTCCTTAGCAATCTGTGGTGAAGTTGTCAGAACTGAAATGCGAGGAAGAGCCTCATCAATTGTACTCGGTGGCATGATGTTAGCGACCGTTTTAGGCGTACCCGCAGCAACCGTGATCGATCAGCACCTTGGCTGGCGTTTGAATTTTTGGTTGGTTGTTATATTCACCATTACTTGTTCCTTCATCGTGTGGGCGCTAGTGCCTGTTTCGCGCAATACCTCAGATATCCGTATTAGCGATCAACTGACCTCATTCAGAAATGGGAAACTTTGGGCGGCTTATGCTACAAGTGCCCTCATCATCGGGGCATCTTACGCAGCTTTCAGCTACATTTCTGCAATCTTAACTGAAGTCACAGGGTTACAGCCTACCATTGTGCCTATTTTACTCGGCCTTTACGGTGTAGCGAATGTTATTGGCAACACGATTACTGGTCGTTTTGCTGATCAACAGACCTTCGTGGTACTCACTATTGGGATTAGCATACTGGCTATATCGTTACTGATATTCGCACTTTTTCCAGAAAATCGTTATATAAGCGTTATTGCCTTTTTAATAATTGGTCTTGTCGGTGTTCCCATGAGTCCCGCAATGATTACACGTGTTATGCGAGTAGCAAATGCAGGCCCACTGGTCAGTAGTGTTCATGTATCTATCATTAACAGCGGCTTGGCATTTATCGCATGGGCTGGAGGGTTAAGCATTGGTGCAGGATATGGATTAATATCGCCACTATGGATAGGCTTAATTCTGGCTATCTTTGCCCTACTTTCACTTACACCGCGTAGTGTTAGAATTTCAATAACACCACCTAAAGTGAGATAA
- a CDS encoding IS630 family transposase, which yields MLNKIKAGAQLGHYRLVYFDEAGFAASPPVQYGWSPRGKPHETEPQEHDRRSVLGALNYTDNTLFYQTTSGSITRDDVIDFLEQLAQQGDNRLTFLVLDNARIHHGIEEKIRNSWLREHNLFLFYLPAYSPELNLIEIVWKQAKYHWRRFITWTQETMENELNTLLGGYGNQFAINFS from the coding sequence TTGCTGAATAAAATTAAGGCTGGAGCACAGTTAGGCCATTACCGTTTGGTCTATTTTGATGAGGCGGGTTTTGCCGCATCTCCTCCGGTGCAATATGGATGGAGTCCACGGGGTAAGCCCCATGAAACTGAGCCTCAAGAGCATGACAGGCGGTCAGTTCTGGGGGCGTTAAATTACACGGATAACACGCTGTTTTACCAGACAACGTCAGGCAGTATCACGCGAGATGACGTGATTGATTTTTTAGAGCAGCTCGCCCAACAAGGGGACAACCGCCTGACATTTTTAGTGTTGGATAATGCGCGTATCCATCACGGGATTGAAGAAAAAATCAGAAATAGCTGGTTACGAGAACACAACCTGTTTTTATTCTACCTTCCCGCCTACAGCCCAGAGCTGAATTTGATTGAAATCGTCTGGAAACAAGCCAAATACCATTGGCGACGTTTTATCACTTGGACTCAGGAGACAATGGAGAATGAATTAAATACGTTATTGGGCGGTTATGGTAACCAATTTGCAATTAATTTCTCTTGA